A genomic stretch from Telopea speciosissima isolate NSW1024214 ecotype Mountain lineage chromosome 7, Tspe_v1, whole genome shotgun sequence includes:
- the LOC122666572 gene encoding cytochrome b-c1 complex subunit 6-1, mitochondrial-like has protein sequence MADDEPVDPKKYLEDSCKPKCVKPLLEYQACIKRIQGDETGHKHCTGQYFDYWSCVDACVAPKLFPGLK, from the exons GGCGGACGATGAACCTGTTGATCCGAAGAAATATCTTGAAGACTCTTGCAAGCCAAAGTGTGTTAAACCTCTTCTTGAGTATCAG GCTTGTATTAAGAGGATCCAAGGTGATGAAACTGGTCACAAACACTGTACAGGGCAATACTTTGATTACTGGTCTTGTGTTGATGCATGT GTTGCGCCAAAACTATTTCCGGGACTGAAATAA
- the LOC122667254 gene encoding uncharacterized protein LOC122667254 has product MAFGAVRTAMLAVTFLAVFTIMNGDKVEGSTNISEEEDLEFERQLRILNKPAIKTIKSEYGDVYNCVDIYKQHAFDHPLLKDHKIQIPEGYWSKMKTLAGKSSRFGLKEGCPLGTVPIRRVTKKDLMSAKHVSKHYAEFYDRKDQGNGFEFAGFQTIKTPGRVYHGSGATINVYNPAVQSPYEFSSAVISIESGPPNERNYIQFGWTVNPPLYGDTYTRLFTSWTKDNLQTTGCFNTFCSGFVHFNPNVPLDFVFLPTSTIDKDQHDVRLGVYQQNITKVWYLVVNDDEQTVGYWPPEIFSHLASEADYIQWGGQVYSPNPEQHSPQMGSGVWADGWYDESCFFRRVIDLDSTYTPEDPNNAYIQKATSRCYWADDNSYKDGYWQYSFLFGGPGGPAYDCF; this is encoded by the exons ATGGCCTTTGGAGCTGTTAGAACGGCTATGCTAGCAGTCACATTTTTGGCAGTTTTTACAATCATGAATGGTGATAAGGTGGAAGGGAGTACAAACAtatctgaagaagaagatttagaaTTTGAAAGACAACTTAGAATTCTAAACAAGCCTGCTATCAAAACAATCAAG AGTGAATATGGAGATGTCTACAATTGTGTGGATATTTACAAGCAACATGCATTTGATCATCCTTTACTCAAAGATCACAAAATCCAG ATACCAGAGGGTTATTGGTCGAAAATGAAAACTTTAGCAGGTAAATCTTCAAGATTTGGACTGAAGGAAGGTTGTCCTCTAGGAACAGTACCCATCCGAAGGGTAACAAAAAAAGACCTAATGAGTGCCAAACATGTCTCCAAACATTATGCTGAATTTTATGATCGAAAGGATCAAGGAAATGGTTTTGAG tTTGCAGGGTTTCAAACTATAAAGACTCCAGGAAGAGTGTACCATGGGTCTGGAGCCACTATTAATGTGTACAATCCAGCGGTTCAATCACCATACGAATTTAGTTCAGCTGTGATTTCCATTGAAAGTGGACCTCCGAATGAGCGCAATTATATACAGTTTGGATGGACG GTAAACCCACCTTTATATGGCGATACCTACACTCGACTTTTTACCTCATGGACG AAAGACAATCTTCAAACAACAGGTTGCTTCAATACATTCTGCTCGGGTTTTGTACATTTCAATCCGAATGTACCGCTTGACTTTGTATTCCTACCAACATCAACGATAGATAAAGATCAACACGATGTGAGACTAGGAGTGTACCAg CAAAACATAACAAAAGTTTGGTACTTGGTAGTAAATGATGATGAGCAGACAGTTGGTTATTGGCCGCCAGAGATATTCAGTCATTTAGCAAGTGAAGCAGACTATATTCAGTGGGGAGGGCAGGTGTACAGTCCAAACCCAGAACAACACAGTCCACAGATGGGAAGCGGTGTTTGGGCAGATGGATGGTATGATGAATCATGTTTCTTCAGAAGAGTGATTGACCTTGACTCAACCTACACACCAGAGGATCCCAATAACGCCTACATTCAAAAAGCTACCTCTCGTTGCTATTGGGCTGATGATAATTCCTATAAAGATGGTTACTGGCAATATAGCTTCCTGTTTGGTGGCCCTGGTGGCCCTGCCTACGATTGCTTTTAA
- the LOC122669523 gene encoding RING-H2 finger protein ATL78-like — translation MPPSTSSFSSSPLLFQDLIRNVHSRKLFLHTPLFHSSPDPAAPPGHGLHGSSSEPYPSENSFDSNVVMILSVLLCALICALGLNSIVRCALRCSSRVTSESGNNSSNRLTTTGVKKKALKMFPVVTFSDGLKLPGLDSECAICLSEFSAGERVRILPNCNHGFHTKCIDKWLSAHTSCPTCRHCLIDTCQKIVGQASSSAPPPPPPPLPPPPPPTLQVVIVAQELRRSDTQLPECVS, via the coding sequence ATGcctccttctacttcttctttctcctcctctccattGTTGTTTCAAGATCTTATAAGAAATGTTCACTCAAGGAAGTTGTTTCTACACACTCCTCTATTTCATTCATCTCCAGATCCGGCGGCTCCACCAGGCCACGGGCTTCATGGGTCGTCATCGGAACCTTATCCCTCCGAAAATAGCTTCGACTCGAATGTAGTGATGATTCTCTCAGTCCTCTTATGTGCTCTAATTTGTGCATTAGGGCTTAATTCGATCGTAAGGTGTGCACTAAGGTGCTCGAGCCGAGTCACCTCCGAGTCTGGTAACAACTCATCGAATCGGCTGACCACAACCGGAGTCAAGAAGAAAGCCCTCAAGATGTTCCCTGTGGTTACTTTTTCTGATGGGCTAAAGCTACCTGGATTGGACAGTGAGTGTGCCATATGCCTCTCCGAGTTCTCGGCGGGTGAGCGTGTCAGGATCTTGCCCAATTGTAACCATGGTTTCCATACTAAGTGTATTGACAAATGGCTTTCAGCACACACATCATGTCCCACTTGTAGGCACTGCTTGATTGACACTTGTCAGAAGATCGTTGGTCAAGCTAGTTCATcggcaccaccgccaccaccaccaccgctgccCCCGCCGCCACCGCCAACATTGCAAGTGGTCATTGTAGCTCAAGAACTCAGAAGGTCTGATACTCAACTACCAGAGTGTGTTAGCTAA